One segment of Triticum aestivum cultivar Chinese Spring chromosome 2A, IWGSC CS RefSeq v2.1, whole genome shotgun sequence DNA contains the following:
- the LOC123189905 gene encoding actin-related protein 2/3 complex subunit 2B, producing MAFFNGGSRALVEILTRFQSAERPMPVDHTFFEFGSVRYHVQASASDPENVYLLISTPSLSHEASPSTGLPEFTLQEARKMYHKFAEIVEPSKEGYALTLKLNFSGLTRPKDRAKAVRQVSLLQSVVLGSQLKHLLGSLGSSGATKLVYNHRDPFFVSRTPGKIKAIFPMRFRDDTDIAVATSFFQELQDAGNSYAKAPKCSWSAIPPPELRGESVQHLTTNGGFVSFDIFERHVKRKRAAKTAWILLNFQAYVKYHIKCTRNYIQSRMRKRQESLAEVIQNARLRGGDDKKKSQVRKKSKRRLFSLGKAKKLQKGFRAVIDGIKRLRLRIRVKALDRFRRCFVVPKLATKKHNYLRLGA from the exons ATGGCGTTCTTCAACGGCGGGTCGCGGGCGCTGGTCGAAATCTTGACGAGGTTCCAGAG CGCCGAGAGACCAATGCCGGTGGATCACACCTTCTTCGAGTTCGGATCAGTGCGATACCATGTACAG GCCTCGGCATCGGACCCCGAGAACGTGTATCTGTTGATATCGACGCCGTCCCTCTCCCACGAGGCGTCGCCGTCGACCGGCCTGCCGGAGTTCACGCTGCAGGAGGCGAGGAAGATGTACCACAAGTTCGCGGAGATCGTGGAGCCGTCCAAGGAAGGGTATGCTCTGACCCTGAAGCTCAACTTCTCCGGCCTGACCCGGCCAAAAG ATCGCGCCAAGGCTGTTAGGCAGGTGTCGCTGCTGCAGTCCGTCGTCCTCGGGTCGCAGCTGAAGCACCTGCTGGGGAGCCTCGGCTCCTCCGGCGCCACCAAGCTCGTGTACAACCACCGCGACCCCTTCTTCGTCAGCAGGACG CCGGGGAAGATCAAGGCCATTTTCCCCATGCGTTTCCGGGACGACACGGACATAGCCGTCGCCACCTCCTTCTTCCAG GAGCTGCAGGACGCAGGGAACTCGTACGCGAAGGCGCCCAAGTGCAGCTGGTCGGCCATCCCGCCGCCGGAGCTGCGCGGGGAGTCCGTGCAGCACCTCACCACCAACGGCGGCTTCGTCTCCTTCG ACATCTTCGAGCGGCACGTGAAGCGGAAGAGGGCCGCCAAAACGGCGTGGATCCTGCTCAACTTCCAGGCCTACGTCAAGTACCACATCAAG TGCACCCGAAACTACATTCAGAGCAGGATGAGAAAGCGGCAGGAGAGCTTGGCAGAG GTAATCCAAAATGCGAGGCTAAGGGGAGGCGATGACAAGAAGAAATCACAAG TGAGGAAGAAGAGCAAGAGAAGACTGTTCAGCCTCGGCAAGGCCAAGAAACTGCAGAAGGGTTTCAGGGCTGTCATTGACGGGATCAAGCGGCTCCGGCTGAGAATCAGAGTGAAAGCTCTGGACCGGTTCAGGCGGTGCTTCGTCGTGCCCAAGCTCGCTACGAAGAAGCATAATTACCTCAGACTAGGAGCATGA
- the LOC123189906 gene encoding very-long-chain aldehyde decarbonylase GL1-7 isoform X1 yields the protein MATRPGPLTEWPWQWMGSFKYLVLAPAALHTAHRVVTKGWGDMSLAYAAMLPALLLRMIHNQIWISLSRHQTARRKHIIVDRGLEFDQVDRESSWDDQIIFNGLFFYLAYAAVPNVSRMPVWRTDGAIITALLHIGPVEFLYYWFHRALHHHFLYSRYHSHHHASIVTEPITSVIHPFAEHVVYFLLFSIPMMTPIFMGCGSVLAVVLYITYIDFMNNMGHCNFELVPKRVFHVFPALKYLMYTPSFHSLHHTQFRTNYSLFMPFYDYIYNTMDNSTDELYERALKGTEETPDLVHLTHMTNLRSTYHLRVGIASIASRPSESPVWYMWMIWPVAWLSMVLAWVYGSSAFVVENHTLKKFKMQTWAIPRYNFHYGLIWERESINGLIEKAILDADGRGVRVLSLGLLNQAKQLNGGGELFTKKYPKLRVRLVDGSGLATAVVLKSIPLDTKQVFLCGSSSKVAHATATALCERGVQVIMNQKKEYDMLKLRVPESSTGYLKFSSDEIPRVKVIWKQGSEPQMEVIWIGDIIDDKQQRRAPSGTIFIPTSQFPLKKTRKDCTYLGSPAMKIPETMQNVHTCENWLPRRVMSAWRIAAIIHAQEGWNMHECGDDMMDIEKVWSAAIRHGFIPLSKA from the exons ATGGCAACACGGCCGGGCCCTTTGACTGAATGGCCATGGCAGTGGATGGGAAGCTTCAAG TACCTGGTCTTGGCGCCTGCGGCGTTGCACACTGCGCACAGGGTGGTCACCAAGGGGTGGGGGGACATGAGCCTGGCATACGCCGCCATGTTACCAGCTCTGCTTCTGAGGATGATCCATAACCAAATCTGGATCAGCTTGTCTCGCCACCAGACCGCACGCAGGAAGCACATCATCGTCGACCGTGGACTTGAATTCGACCAGGTGGACCGGGAGAGTTCCTG GGATGACCAGATCATCTTCAATGGGCTGTTCTTCTACCTGGCCTACGCAGCCGTCCCGAATGTCAGTCGCATGCCGGTGTGGAGAACAGACGGAGCCATCATCACCGCCTTGCTTCACATAGGACCTGTCGAGTTCCTGTACTACTGGTTCCACAGGGCGCTGCACCACCATTTCCTCTACTCTCGCTACCACTCACACCACCACGCCTCCATCGTCACAGAGCCCATAACCT CTGTCATCCATCCATTTGCTGAACACGTGGTTTATTTCCTGCTATTTTCGATCCCCATGATGACACCAATTTTTATGGGCTGTGGTTCTGTCCTGGCTGTTGTCTTGTACATCACGTACATCGACTTCATGAACAATATGGGGCACTGCAATTTTGAGCTGGTGCCAAAGCGCGTCTTCCATGTCTTCCCTGCTCTCAAGTACCTCATGTACACTCCCTC GTTTCATTCTCTACATCATACACAGTTTCGTACAAACTACTCGTTGTTCATGCCGTTCTATGACTACATATACAACACCATGGACAACTCAACTGACGAGCTGTATGAGAGAGCACTGAAAGGAACAGAAGAAACACCAGATCTTGTCCACTTGACGCATATGACCAACTTGCGATCGACTTATCATCTTAGGGTTGGGATTGCCTCTATAGCCTCCAGACCATCGGAAAGCCCTGTATGGTATATGTGGATGATATGGCCAGTGGCATGGCTGTCAATGGTACTGGCATGGGTTTATGGATCTTCTGCGTTTGTCGTTGAAAATCACACACTGAAGAAGTTCAAGATGCAAACATGGGCAATACCAAGATACAACTTCCAT TATGGCTTGATTTGGGAGAGAGAATCCATCAACGGCTTAATTGAGAAGGCAATACTAGATGCTGATGGAAGAGGGGTCAGAGTGCTCAGTCTAGGACTGTTAAATCAG GCAAAACAACTCAATGGAGGTGGTGAATTATTTACAAAAAAATATCCAAAATTAAGAGTTCGACTTGTTGATGGAAGTGGCTTAGCAACTGCAGTGGTGCTCAAGAGCATCCCTTTAGATACAAAGCAGGTTTTTCTTTGTGGAAGCAGTTCTAAGGTAGCCCACGCCACAGCTACAGCTTTATGTGAGAGAGGTGTCCAG GTAATCATGAACCAAAAGAAGGAATATGACATGCTCAAGTTGCGAGTTCCAGAGAGCAGCACTGGCTATCTGAAATTCTCCAGTGATGAAATACCCCGGGTAAAAGTTATCTGGAAACAGGGATCGGAACCCCAAATGGAAGTG ATCTGGATAGGAGATATCATAGACGATAAGCAACAACGGAGGGCACCAAGTGGAACAATATTTATTCCTACATCACAGTTTCCCCTTAAGAAGACACGCAAGGATTGCACCTACCTGGGTAGCCCAGCAATGAAGATCCCGGAGACAATGCAGAACGTTCACACCTGTGAG AATTGGCTTCCAAGAAGGGTGATGAGCGCATGGCGCATTGCCGCGATAATACATGCTCAGGAAGGTTGGAACATGCATGAGTGCGGAGATGATATGATGGACATCGAAAAGGTTTGGTCGGCAGCTATTAGGCATGGATTCATTCCTCTGTCAAAGGCTTGA
- the LOC123189906 gene encoding very-long-chain aldehyde decarbonylase GL1-7 isoform X2, with amino-acid sequence MATRPGPLTEWPWQWMGSFKYLVLAPAALHTAHRVVTKGWGDMSLAYAAMLPALLLRMIHNQIWISLSRHQTARRKHIIVDRGLEFDQVDRESSWDDQIIFNGLFFYLAYAAVPNVSRMPVWRTDGAIITALLHIGPVEFLYYWFHRALHHHFLYSRYHSHHHASIVTEPITSVIHPFAEHVVYFLLFSIPMMTPIFMGCGSVLAVVLYITYIDFMNNMGHCNFELVPKRVFHVFPALKYLMYTPSFHSLHHTQFRTNYSLFMPFYDYIYNTMDNSTDELYERALKGTEETPDLVHLTHMTNLRSTYHLRVGIASIASRPSESPVWYMWMIWPVAWLSMVLAWVYGSSAFVVENHTLKKFKMQTWAIPRYNFHYGLIWERESINGLIEKAILDADGRGVRVLSLGLLNQAKQLNGGGELFTKKYPKLRVRLVDGSGLATAVVLKSIPLDTKQVFLCGSSSKVAHATATALCERGVQVIMNQKKEYDMLKLRVPESSTGYLKFSSDEIPRIWIGDIIDDKQQRRAPSGTIFIPTSQFPLKKTRKDCTYLGSPAMKIPETMQNVHTCENWLPRRVMSAWRIAAIIHAQEGWNMHECGDDMMDIEKVWSAAIRHGFIPLSKA; translated from the exons ATGGCAACACGGCCGGGCCCTTTGACTGAATGGCCATGGCAGTGGATGGGAAGCTTCAAG TACCTGGTCTTGGCGCCTGCGGCGTTGCACACTGCGCACAGGGTGGTCACCAAGGGGTGGGGGGACATGAGCCTGGCATACGCCGCCATGTTACCAGCTCTGCTTCTGAGGATGATCCATAACCAAATCTGGATCAGCTTGTCTCGCCACCAGACCGCACGCAGGAAGCACATCATCGTCGACCGTGGACTTGAATTCGACCAGGTGGACCGGGAGAGTTCCTG GGATGACCAGATCATCTTCAATGGGCTGTTCTTCTACCTGGCCTACGCAGCCGTCCCGAATGTCAGTCGCATGCCGGTGTGGAGAACAGACGGAGCCATCATCACCGCCTTGCTTCACATAGGACCTGTCGAGTTCCTGTACTACTGGTTCCACAGGGCGCTGCACCACCATTTCCTCTACTCTCGCTACCACTCACACCACCACGCCTCCATCGTCACAGAGCCCATAACCT CTGTCATCCATCCATTTGCTGAACACGTGGTTTATTTCCTGCTATTTTCGATCCCCATGATGACACCAATTTTTATGGGCTGTGGTTCTGTCCTGGCTGTTGTCTTGTACATCACGTACATCGACTTCATGAACAATATGGGGCACTGCAATTTTGAGCTGGTGCCAAAGCGCGTCTTCCATGTCTTCCCTGCTCTCAAGTACCTCATGTACACTCCCTC GTTTCATTCTCTACATCATACACAGTTTCGTACAAACTACTCGTTGTTCATGCCGTTCTATGACTACATATACAACACCATGGACAACTCAACTGACGAGCTGTATGAGAGAGCACTGAAAGGAACAGAAGAAACACCAGATCTTGTCCACTTGACGCATATGACCAACTTGCGATCGACTTATCATCTTAGGGTTGGGATTGCCTCTATAGCCTCCAGACCATCGGAAAGCCCTGTATGGTATATGTGGATGATATGGCCAGTGGCATGGCTGTCAATGGTACTGGCATGGGTTTATGGATCTTCTGCGTTTGTCGTTGAAAATCACACACTGAAGAAGTTCAAGATGCAAACATGGGCAATACCAAGATACAACTTCCAT TATGGCTTGATTTGGGAGAGAGAATCCATCAACGGCTTAATTGAGAAGGCAATACTAGATGCTGATGGAAGAGGGGTCAGAGTGCTCAGTCTAGGACTGTTAAATCAG GCAAAACAACTCAATGGAGGTGGTGAATTATTTACAAAAAAATATCCAAAATTAAGAGTTCGACTTGTTGATGGAAGTGGCTTAGCAACTGCAGTGGTGCTCAAGAGCATCCCTTTAGATACAAAGCAGGTTTTTCTTTGTGGAAGCAGTTCTAAGGTAGCCCACGCCACAGCTACAGCTTTATGTGAGAGAGGTGTCCAG GTAATCATGAACCAAAAGAAGGAATATGACATGCTCAAGTTGCGAGTTCCAGAGAGCAGCACTGGCTATCTGAAATTCTCCAGTGATGAAATACCCCGG ATCTGGATAGGAGATATCATAGACGATAAGCAACAACGGAGGGCACCAAGTGGAACAATATTTATTCCTACATCACAGTTTCCCCTTAAGAAGACACGCAAGGATTGCACCTACCTGGGTAGCCCAGCAATGAAGATCCCGGAGACAATGCAGAACGTTCACACCTGTGAG AATTGGCTTCCAAGAAGGGTGATGAGCGCATGGCGCATTGCCGCGATAATACATGCTCAGGAAGGTTGGAACATGCATGAGTGCGGAGATGATATGATGGACATCGAAAAGGTTTGGTCGGCAGCTATTAGGCATGGATTCATTCCTCTGTCAAAGGCTTGA
- the LOC123189907 gene encoding very-long-chain aldehyde decarbonylase GL1-7, with translation MAAQPGPLTQWPWHWMGSFKYLVFAPAALHTAHRVVTSGWGDMDTAYAAMLPALLLRMIHNQIWISLSHHQTARRKHIIVDRGLEFEQVDRERSWDDQIILSGLFFYLGYAAIPSTRFMPMWETKGAIIMALLHIGPVEFLYYWFHRALHHHFLYSRYHSHHHASIVTEPITSVVHPFAEILAYFLLFSIPMLIPIFMGYGSILGIVLYLAYIDFMNNMGHCNFEMLPKWIFQVFPPLKYLMYTPSYHSLHHTQFRTNYSLFMPFYDYIYNTMDKSTDELYERTLIGKEETPDVVHLTHMTTLQSTYHLRVGIASIASKPSDNPVWYMWMIWPMAWLSMVLAWVYGSAAFVVESLKLKKFKMQTWVIPRYNFQYGLIRERESINKLIEMAILDADGRGVKVFSLGLLNQAKQLNGSGELFTHKYSKLGVRLVDGSGLATAVVLKSIPSDTKRVFLCGGSSKVEQAIATALCERGVQVIMNQKKEYDMLKLRLPDTSIAYLKFSSDETPQIWIGDIIDDKQQMGAPKGATFIPTSQFPLKKIRKDCTYLSNPAMKIPEAMQNVHTCENWLPRRVMSAWRVAGMVHALEGWDMHECGDDMMDIEKVWSAAVKHGFTPLSKE, from the exons atggcagcacagccgggcCCTTTGACCCAATGGCCATGGCACTGGATGGGCAGCTTCAAG TACCTGGTCTTCGCACCTGCGGCATTGCACACTGCGCACAGGGTGGTCACCAGTGGGTGGGGAGACATGGATACAGCATACGCCGCCATGCTACCAGCTCTGCTTCTGAGGATGATCCACAACCAGATCTGGATCAGCTTGTCTCACCACCAAACCGCACGCAGGAAGCACATCATCGTTGACCGCGGTCTTGAATTCGAGCAGGTGGACCGGGAGAGATCCTG GGATGACCAGATCATCCTCTCTGGGCTGTTCTTCTACTTGGGTTATGCAGCCATACCGAGTACCAGATTCATGCCAATGTGGGAAACAAAGGGAGCCATCATCATGGCGTTGCTTCACATAGGACCTGTTGAGTTTCTCTACTACTGGTTCCACAGGGCGCTGCACCACCATTTCCTCTACTCTCGCTACCACTCACACCACCATGCCTCCATCGTCACAGAGCCCATAACCT CTGTCGTTCATCCATTTGCTGAAATCTTAGCTTACTTCCTCTTATTCTCGATCCCCATGCTGATACCAATTTTTATGGGATATGGTTCTATCCTGGGCATTGTCCTATACCTGGCTTACATCGACTTCATGAATAATATGGGACACTGCAATTTTGAGATGCTCCCAAAGTGGATCTTCCAAGTTTTCCCTCCTCTGAAGTATCTCATGTATACTCCATC GTATCATTCTCTCCATCATACACAGTTTCGTACAAACTACTCATTGTTTATGCCGTTCTATGACTACATATACAACACCATGGACAAGTCAACTGACGAGCTGTATGAGAGAACACTGATTGGAAAAGAGGAAACACCAGATGTTGTTCACTTGACGCATATGACCACCTTGCAATCAACTTATCATCTAAGGGTTGGGATTGCCTCTATAGCCTCTAAACCCTCAGATAACCCTGTATGGTATATGTGGATGATATGGCCAATGGCATGGCTGTCAATGGTACTGGCATGGGTTTATGGATCCGCTGCATTTGTCGTCGAAAGTCTCAAACTGAAGAAGTTCAAGATGCAAACATGGGTGATACCAAGATACAACTTCCAA TATGGCCTGATTAGGGAGAGGGAATCCATCAACAAGTTAATTGAGATGGCAATATTAGATGCGGATGGAAGAGGGGTCAAAGTGTTCAGTCTTGGACTCTTAAATCAG GCAAAACAActcaatggaagtggtgaactaTTTACACATAAATATTCAAAATTAGGAGTTCGACTTGTTGATGGAAGTGGCTTAGCAACAGCAGTTGTTCTCAAGAGCATTCCTTCAGATACAAAGCGAGTTTTTCTCTGTGGAGGCAGTTCTAAGGTAGAACAAGCAATAGCTACAGCATTATGCGAAAGAGGTGTCCAG GTAATCATGAATCAAAAGAAGGAATATGACATGCTCAAGTTGCGACTTCCAGATACCAGTATTGCCTATCTGAAATTCTCCAGTGATGAAACACCACAG ATCTGGATAGGAGATATCATAGATGATAAGCAACAAATGGGGGCACCAAAAGGAGCAACTTTTATTCCTACATCACAGTTTCCCCTTAAAAAGATACGCAAGGATTGCACTTACTTGAGCAACCCTGCAATGAAGATCCCAGAGGCAATGCAGAATGTCCACACCTGTGAG AATTGGCTTCCAAGAAGGGTGATGAGCGCATGGCGCGTTGCTGGAATGGTACACGCACTAGAAGGTTGGGACATGCACGAGTGCGGAGATGATATGATGGACATCGAGAAGGTCTGGTCGGCAGCTGTTAAGCACGGATTCACTCCTCTGTCTAAAGAGTAA